DNA from Pomacea canaliculata isolate SZHN2017 linkage group LG9, ASM307304v1, whole genome shotgun sequence:
aagatgctcctcctgtgcttcaaatggagctcattgacctgcagtgcaactctgaactcaaagccaagttcagggaggtgagtggaaaagcagacaagctcgggcaatttttgagagaattgccccctagcttccatgagctttcccgaatgttcaagcggaccatgtgtctttttgggagcacatacttgtgcgaaaagctcttctctaccttgaacttcaataagtccaagtacagatccagacttactgatgagcatcttcaagccgtactgagggtctcaactgcttcctcccttaagccaaatgtggctcggctatgcgagagtaagcgctgccagacctctagcagcaagaagtaggcagaagaagccatgttcaaaacagtttatgttcaatgttccattcatattcagaaagttaaatgttaaagaaatgctaatacagacatttgaatctgaataataataattacatttctctggtcagcaactatattttcttcagtcttctatatctgctgtattattattatattttcattttcaatttatttattactgattgatttattttttcttataaatttgttaatttatttttattttttaataagatgaaaaaataagacatttgatgacattggaatgtttttgtaagagcttttcttgtggaaaagcTGATGCGGCccagcctcatccagactctgcctccagtggcccccgggtaaattgagtttgagacccctgctctaacCCGAGGATATCAAGCTTTCACGAAATCATCAAAATCTTACAAAGATGGCTAATTCCTTACATTAAGACTTTtgttataatatattaataacacgTTGAGGGGTGGGAAAGCCGCCAAGATCTGTTTGTTTCGTGCGTGTGTTGTGAACCAACGCGCATGTCACACCGTGTGGTGAGACAAGGAGATCACTAACTTTATTCGATTGTTCACCTTACTTGTGGTGTGGAGGTATCTCCGGTATTTTATTTGTCAGGTGCACAGAAAGAGTGTGGGAGGAGTACTGAGAGGGCGGCATCACCTGACAAGCGTATCGTCGGCGGCACAGAAGCTGATGAAAGCCGTTTCCCTTGGCAGGTGTGTGGCTGGAGGTAGGACTCACGTTGGCAGTACCTCTCTTGTCTTGACCTTACATGATAAAGAAATAAGGGTACACACTTCTTCTGGGTTGACACGATAGTTTTCTGACCATATTTGACGAAAATTTGAATAAATCATGACTACACGATTTTACTTACTTGTGGTGGTATATAAGCATCCACTagagtcctttttttttcttttttttttttgtcagcagcAGGTGTAGCCATGCTGCTCCAGGACAGTTTCTAGTAGCCATCATTATTCCAGTTACTTGGTCTGCCTCTCTACTGTCACCGTTTGATGGgcttgtttttagttttagtttccGTAACTGTATCTGTTTCAAGGTATGAATTGTTAGTCCATTGTCCAACCTCTTGTAACCCGGAGGACCGGTGGACCACTCTTAGTCTGATCTCTACCCCTTGATATGTCCGACAAGGTGCTCCCATCGGTATCATTGAGACACGCAAGCCTCCTGACCACGGCAAGGTGATAGGTCAACAGGGGGAACTAAACAATTtactgtttgcttgtttttctctctgttgtttAGAATCCATGAGCAGAGCTCTTTTGTTTCAGGTGCGTCTGCGGTCACTGGCTGCCACCATGTGCGGGGGTGTGTTGATAGACAGTTTCTGGGTTCTGACTGCGGCTAGCTGCTTTACAAGGCAATGTCATTTTAGTCTTCTGTGGACCTGTTGTTAGTCTTTGGGCACCACATCAGTGCCTCCTCCAATTTTACTGACCCCTAACCCTGACCACTCAGTAAATTCTGACGGTAACTATAATCTTTCTATCTACATATGCTACTGCTgacaatgatttatttatttatcatataaAAACTTGACGAGACAGGTTCTAAACTGGAGACAGCTTTGAAACTATCTTCTACTCGACAGGAACTACAGTCCTGTCAACTGGAATATTGGCTTGGCAGCAGTAAGGGTCGAAGGTGACAGCGTCGAGGACTTTCAGCTGGACAGGGAGGAGAGGCAGTCGGTGCACGTGGACTCGCTGTACATCTACGGCGGCCATCAGCTGAACAGCTCCCGCCACGACCTTGCCCTGGTGCACCTGCACTCGGATAACCTCACCAGACAGCGCGAGCCTGCTTGTGTCATCGcagaaactgatgacgtcaacaACAAGACCTGCCTCGTTGTTGGCTGGGGTTCACCCGGGGTTGGTGAGCGTGACGGGGGATTCAGCCCCAGAGATGGTCGAGCGCCATATTGGCTTTGTCGTACTTGATAACAGGCGATAACGACCAAACATGCGAGGTTGTGTAAGCACATAGTTGTCTCCTACGCTGTTTCCCTACATGAGGCGGTTTCTTAGTGTGCttgtcatgtgtgtgtatgtggaagATATCTATCTGTCTCGGATGACTGTTGTCAGGTGAACCTCCATCGCCGACACTGAGGAAGCTGCTGACACCGGTGTCAGACTACGTCCACTGCAACCAACGTCACAACGCCTCTGTCGGACCAGACAGCCTGTGCGCAGAGCTGCCGGACGACACCATAGGGCCCTGCACGGTATGCTCAACCTACATCCTACAACCTAcatcctcaccaccaccacgggCATcaccatcatttttttctctatttctttctttccttctttctctctttctccgcGAGATCGCCATACATTCTGTAAGAATTTACTCCACAGTTTGCATCAGTACAAAGCAGCCTGCTTCAAAAGTCTGCTTTTGTGATTTATAATCAGATGAAAGCAGGAGCGTATGGATTCCATTCGTCTTCAAGGACGGTGTGCGGCCGAGGATCTGAGGAGGATAGAGATCAAAGGTCGAGACTGCCTTTCACATTTCAACATGGACTCCTGTAAAGGG
Protein-coding regions in this window:
- the LOC112571952 gene encoding transmembrane protease serine 11D-like is translated as MNTSYFQRISLRYTYARMFLQSGPRPAPGNLTHCWQHSKMATRLTSLAGPGILFVLLLLPGHKCLGGAQKECGRSTERAASPDKRIVGGTEADESRFPWQVRLRSLAATMCGGVLIDSFWVLTAASCFTRNYSPVNWNIGLAAVRVEGDSVEDFQLDREERQSVHVDSLYIYGGHQLNSSRHDLALVHLHSDNLTRQREPACVIAETDDVNNKTCLVVGWGSPGVGEPPSPTLRKLLTPVSDYVHCNQRHNASVGPDSLCAELPDDTIGPCTMKAGAYGFHSSSRTVCGRGSEEDRDQRSRLPFTFQHGLL